The Lactobacillus sp. CBA3605 genome contains a region encoding:
- a CDS encoding TetR/AcrR family transcriptional regulator — protein sequence MVKTDRRILKTQLAIKNALVTLMTEKDFEKITVKDICRVANVGNRTFYLHYFDKYDLQDKLIADHMQALRSLCQPQNTISFKAAHLIWFKYLKDHQQFFSTMLKGPGALTFRKYFLALIIEQLKHDKNIFKGQNTEIDEGLILTFFGSAIIGVAEDYLLHDAAVSIDVIASQLSQLLERNI from the coding sequence ATGGTAAAAACCGATCGTAGAATTTTAAAGACACAACTAGCAATAAAAAATGCCTTAGTCACGCTAATGACTGAAAAGGATTTTGAAAAGATTACTGTGAAAGATATTTGTCGTGTTGCCAATGTTGGTAATCGGACGTTCTATCTTCATTATTTTGATAAATATGATTTGCAAGATAAGCTGATTGCAGATCATATGCAGGCGCTTAGAAGCCTGTGTCAGCCGCAAAACACAATTAGTTTTAAAGCCGCCCATCTTATTTGGTTTAAGTATTTAAAAGACCATCAACAGTTTTTTTCAACGATGCTAAAAGGTCCGGGTGCATTAACCTTTCGAAAATATTTTCTAGCATTGATTATCGAACAATTAAAACACGATAAAAATATTTTTAAAGGACAAAATACTGAAATTGATGAAGGTCTAATCCTCACCTTTTTTGGGTCAGCAATTATTGGTGTTGCTGAGGATTATCTTTTACATGATGCTGCCGTTTCGATCGATGTCATTGCATCGCAACTTAGTCAGTTATTGGAACGAAATATCTAA
- the gatB gene encoding Asp-tRNA(Asn)/Glu-tRNA(Gln) amidotransferase subunit GatB: MNFETTIGLEVHVELKTNSKIFSPSPVQFGAEPNANTNVIDWGYPGVLPTANQGVVEAGIKTATALHAQIESETYFDRKNYFYPDNPKAYQISQHEKPLAHDGWLEIEVDGEKKRIGIEEMHIEEDAGKNTHENDYSYVDLNRQGTPLIEIVSKPELSSPAEAYAYCEALRQRVQFTGVSDVKMEEGSMRVDVNISIRPAGSDKYGVKTEMKNLNSFNYVRKSLEFEEQRQQRVLMSGGKVQQETRRFDETTGQTILMRVKEGSDDYRYFPEPDVPVVEISDDWIASIKRDLPEMPGSRRERYVHDFGLTAYDAGVLTQTKEMSDFFDATVAAGADPKLTSNYLQGDVNAFLNENRVDLQATQLTPKNLAGMIKMLTDETISSKIAKKVFKAIMQGEDPVKWVNDKGLVQLSDPAKLQPIIDGVLSNNQQSIDDFKNGKDRAVGFLVGQIMKQTHGQANPKVVNQLLMTALKAR, translated from the coding sequence ATGAATTTTGAAACGACTATTGGGCTAGAAGTCCACGTTGAATTAAAAACCAATTCAAAAATCTTTAGTCCGTCACCCGTTCAATTTGGGGCGGAACCTAATGCCAATACGAACGTGATTGACTGGGGTTATCCAGGGGTTTTACCAACGGCTAACCAAGGGGTTGTTGAAGCTGGGATTAAAACGGCAACAGCCTTACATGCCCAGATTGAATCTGAAACTTATTTTGATCGTAAAAACTACTTTTATCCAGATAATCCCAAAGCTTATCAAATTTCACAGCACGAAAAGCCATTAGCCCATGATGGTTGGCTTGAAATTGAAGTCGATGGCGAAAAGAAACGAATCGGTATCGAAGAAATGCATATTGAAGAAGATGCGGGTAAGAATACCCATGAAAATGACTATTCTTACGTGGATTTGAACCGACAAGGGACACCATTAATTGAAATTGTGTCGAAACCAGAACTGAGTTCACCAGCAGAAGCTTATGCATACTGTGAAGCCTTACGGCAACGGGTGCAATTTACTGGGGTTTCCGATGTTAAGATGGAAGAAGGGTCAATGCGGGTCGACGTCAATATTTCCATTCGACCAGCAGGTTCAGATAAATACGGGGTCAAAACCGAAATGAAGAACTTGAACTCTTTCAACTACGTTCGCAAGTCCCTCGAATTTGAGGAACAACGCCAACAACGGGTCTTAATGTCTGGTGGCAAAGTGCAACAAGAGACGCGGCGTTTTGATGAAACCACGGGTCAAACTATTTTAATGCGGGTTAAGGAAGGTAGCGATGATTACCGTTATTTCCCAGAACCAGATGTGCCCGTTGTTGAAATCAGTGATGACTGGATTGCTTCAATCAAGCGTGACTTACCAGAAATGCCTGGGTCACGGCGCGAACGTTACGTGCACGATTTTGGCTTAACGGCTTATGATGCCGGTGTCTTGACGCAGACTAAAGAAATGTCAGATTTCTTTGATGCCACGGTTGCAGCTGGTGCAGATCCTAAGTTGACTTCGAACTACTTGCAAGGGGACGTTAATGCGTTCTTGAACGAAAATCGGGTCGACTTACAAGCAACGCAGCTCACGCCAAAGAATTTAGCCGGTATGATTAAGATGTTGACGGACGAAACGATTTCAAGTAAAATCGCGAAGAAAGTCTTCAAGGCAATCATGCAAGGTGAAGATCCGGTTAAGTGGGTCAACGACAAGGGCTTAGTTCAATTGTCAGATCCAGCTAAATTACAACCGATTATTGATGGTGTTTTGAGCAATAATCAACAATCAATTGATGACTTTAAGAACGGGAAAGACCGAGCAGTTGGCTTCTTAGTAGGTCAAATCATGAAGCAAACCCATGGTCAAGCTAACCCGAAAGTCGTTAACCAATTATTAATGACGGCTTTAAAAGCACGGTAA
- a CDS encoding MDR family MFS transporter produces the protein MDTNGKRYSQLWLTVTLLLGTFCTALTTNMLVTAYPTLMARFSISSATVQWLTTGFLLVMGIMIPVSAWLLNNFSLRLIYTAALACFLVGLIISYTAHNFQLILLGRLVQAVGIGITFPTIQTVLLVIFPPEKRGTMMGLGGIVIGLAPALGPTVSGWILDNASWRDLFGMMIPPVAIILVLAFFTVKPVIPIKKSPIDAWAIALSTIGFGSLLYGFSSVGNHSWTSGIVIISIIIGIIFIGLFVWREWPRQSPLLNIRLLKIPSFTIASIITALANTAMIGIQVVLPMYLQNVRGLSPLDSGLTILPGALLYGVISLISGRAYDKIGGRQLALMGMFLLTLGTLPFSMLTQHTPYTYIIFEYIILMSGVGLVTMPLTAASSIDLKGIQLSHGTAINSTMRQVTTSMGTAILGSVLANVTSNANPLKSLLHTAPLAYQKQAYSAAMQGFHAAFLVATAIGLIGLIFAFMVKDSPKGGQTA, from the coding sequence ATGGATACCAATGGTAAACGTTATAGCCAATTATGGCTAACAGTTACATTATTACTGGGAACATTTTGTACGGCGCTCACGACTAATATGCTCGTGACCGCTTATCCGACACTAATGGCCCGCTTTTCAATTTCTAGTGCGACCGTTCAATGGTTAACGACCGGTTTTTTGCTCGTCATGGGTATCATGATTCCGGTCAGTGCTTGGTTGCTCAACAACTTTAGTCTACGGCTAATCTATACGGCTGCCTTAGCCTGTTTTTTAGTTGGCCTGATTATTAGTTACACTGCACATAATTTCCAACTGATCTTATTAGGCCGGCTGGTTCAGGCCGTGGGAATTGGGATTACCTTTCCAACCATCCAAACAGTACTCCTCGTTATTTTCCCACCTGAAAAACGTGGGACCATGATGGGACTTGGAGGTATTGTTATCGGATTAGCCCCCGCCTTAGGACCAACCGTCTCTGGTTGGATTCTTGACAATGCGAGCTGGCGTGATCTTTTTGGCATGATGATTCCCCCCGTTGCCATTATTTTAGTATTGGCATTTTTCACGGTTAAACCAGTTATCCCTATTAAGAAATCGCCGATTGACGCTTGGGCAATTGCCCTATCGACGATTGGATTTGGGAGCTTACTTTATGGTTTTTCATCCGTCGGCAACCATAGTTGGACCTCGGGTATTGTTATCATCAGCATTATTATTGGGATAATCTTTATTGGCTTATTCGTTTGGCGTGAATGGCCACGACAATCACCACTACTAAATATTCGCCTTTTAAAAATCCCGTCATTTACAATTGCTTCCATCATTACGGCGTTAGCGAATACCGCCATGATTGGAATTCAAGTGGTTTTACCCATGTATTTACAAAACGTCCGTGGCCTCAGTCCTTTAGATTCTGGCTTAACCATTTTACCAGGTGCTTTGCTTTATGGTGTTATTAGTTTAATTAGCGGTCGCGCCTATGATAAAATTGGTGGCCGCCAACTCGCCTTAATGGGCATGTTCTTACTAACACTAGGGACCCTGCCATTTTCAATGTTAACTCAGCATACACCTTACACTTATATTATTTTTGAATACATTATCTTAATGAGCGGCGTTGGCTTAGTGACAATGCCATTAACCGCAGCCAGTTCGATTGACCTAAAGGGCATTCAACTCAGTCATGGGACTGCCATTAACAGCACAATGCGTCAGGTGACAACTTCGATGGGAACCGCCATCTTAGGCAGTGTCTTAGCTAACGTGACCAGTAATGCCAATCCGCTCAAAAGTCTCCTGCACACCGCCCCGCTAGCTTATCAAAAACAAGCTTATAGCGCAGCGATGCAAGGCTTTCACGCAGCATTCCTGGTGGCAACCGCAATCGGCTTAATTGGGTTGATTTTTGCCTTCATGGTTAAAGACTCACCTAAAGGAGGTCAAACCGCATGA
- the gatA gene encoding Asp-tRNA(Asn)/Glu-tRNA(Gln) amidotransferase subunit GatA — MDFFDQDLTSLHADLVNKKLSATELTQATFANLAKTDTQVDAFLGLNEAAALTKAQQLDANGINADNVLAGIPVAVKDNIVTKGLTTTAASKMLANFVPVYNATVVDQMLTHDMIIVGKTNMDEFAMGGSTETSAFKVTKNPWDLTRVPGGSSGGSAVAVAAGQVPVAYGSDTGGSIRQPASFNGIVGMKPTYGRVSRWGLIAFGSSLDQIGPMTRTVKDNATALNLIAGNDAHDGTSSKRAVPDFTAGLTGDIKGMKIALPKEYMGAGIDPKVRAVIQAAVKQFEALGATVEEVSLPNSRYGVAAYYIIASSEASSNLQRFDGIRYGFRAQDVKNLEDVYVRSRSEGFGDEVKRRIMLGTFSLSAGYYDAYFHKAGQIRTMIINDFNKVFEDYDLIIGPTAPTPAFKLGDEISDPITMYMNDVLTIPVNLAGLPGMSIPAGFADGMPVGLQLIGKSFDESTLYKAGYAFEQATDFHQATPTLGGTH, encoded by the coding sequence ATGGATTTTTTTGACCAAGATTTAACAAGTCTCCATGCGGATTTAGTGAACAAAAAGCTTAGTGCCACCGAATTAACGCAAGCAACCTTTGCTAATTTGGCGAAAACTGATACTCAAGTCGATGCTTTTCTTGGCTTGAATGAAGCAGCTGCCTTAACTAAGGCCCAACAATTAGATGCGAACGGAATTAACGCTGACAATGTTTTAGCTGGGATTCCAGTTGCAGTTAAGGATAATATCGTTACCAAAGGGCTTACGACCACCGCAGCTTCTAAGATGCTGGCTAATTTTGTGCCTGTCTATAATGCCACGGTTGTGGATCAGATGTTAACTCACGATATGATTATTGTTGGTAAGACTAACATGGATGAATTTGCCATGGGTGGTTCGACTGAAACGTCAGCATTTAAAGTGACGAAAAACCCTTGGGACCTGACGCGGGTACCCGGTGGTTCTTCGGGTGGCTCAGCGGTCGCAGTCGCTGCTGGTCAAGTGCCCGTTGCCTATGGTTCTGATACGGGTGGTTCGATTCGGCAACCTGCCTCATTTAACGGCATTGTTGGGATGAAACCCACTTATGGTCGCGTCTCACGGTGGGGCTTAATCGCCTTTGGGTCATCATTAGACCAAATTGGTCCAATGACGCGGACCGTTAAGGATAATGCGACAGCTTTGAACTTGATTGCTGGTAATGATGCACATGATGGCACGAGTTCTAAACGGGCCGTACCAGACTTTACTGCTGGGTTAACGGGCGATATTAAGGGCATGAAGATTGCGTTACCTAAGGAATACATGGGTGCTGGGATTGATCCTAAAGTTCGGGCAGTCATTCAAGCAGCTGTTAAGCAGTTTGAAGCCTTAGGTGCGACGGTTGAAGAAGTCTCATTACCAAATAGTCGGTACGGCGTCGCAGCTTACTACATTATTGCGTCTTCAGAAGCTTCATCTAACTTACAACGGTTTGATGGGATTCGGTATGGTTTCCGGGCCCAAGATGTTAAGAATCTAGAAGATGTCTATGTTCGGAGTCGTTCTGAAGGTTTTGGTGATGAAGTTAAACGGCGAATTATGTTGGGAACGTTCTCGCTTTCAGCCGGATACTACGATGCCTATTTCCACAAAGCTGGGCAAATCCGGACGATGATTATTAATGATTTTAATAAAGTCTTTGAAGACTATGATTTAATTATCGGACCAACCGCGCCAACGCCGGCCTTTAAGCTGGGTGACGAAATTTCTGACCCGATTACGATGTACATGAATGATGTCTTGACGATTCCAGTTAACTTAGCTGGGTTACCAGGGATGTCAATTCCAGCTGGTTTTGCCGATGGCATGCCAGTTGGCTTACAATTGATTGGGAAGTCCTTCGATGAAAGCACGCTTTATAAAGCCGGCTATGCTTTTGAGCAAGCTACTGACTTTCATCAAGCGACACCCACGTTAGGAGGGACGCATTAA
- the rlmD gene encoding 23S rRNA (uracil(1939)-C(5))-methyltransferase RlmD: MKTTLPVYKDQVLDVEIMDLTYQGMGVAKVDNYPIFIENALPEEKMAIKVTKTTKNFAFGEIEQIKQVSPHRVNPKGRVYRQTGIAPLQHLEYSEQLKFKQHQIEELFTKIHMDDVEVLPTIGMENPTQYRNKAQVPVRQVQGKLTTGFYKKGSHQLMPIEDYYIQDPEIDKAIVIVRDILRKYHETPFDEFHHSGTIRTIMVRRGYYSHEMMIVIVTRTKHLPMADVVVEEIQAALPEVVSIIQNVNQKRTNVILGPVNNVLAGKSTINDQLLGLTFAISAPSFYQVNPQQTEKLYQMAIDQAGLTGNETVIDAYSGIGTISLTMAQHAKQVYGVDIVPAAIDNARQNADKNGISNAKFVLGSAEKVMAKWQEDGVKPDVVVVDPPRKGLDEAFIESTAAMGPKRVVYISCNPSTLVRDVQRFGEHGYHISAPIQPVDQFPQTPHIESVTVLERTEK; the protein is encoded by the coding sequence ATGAAAACCACTTTACCAGTTTATAAGGACCAAGTCTTAGATGTCGAGATTATGGACCTCACTTATCAAGGCATGGGAGTTGCTAAAGTTGACAACTACCCAATCTTTATTGAAAATGCCTTACCAGAAGAAAAGATGGCCATTAAGGTCACTAAAACGACTAAGAACTTTGCATTTGGTGAAATTGAACAAATCAAACAGGTTAGTCCACATCGGGTTAATCCCAAGGGGCGTGTTTATCGTCAAACCGGGATTGCACCTTTGCAACATTTGGAATACAGTGAACAATTAAAGTTCAAACAACATCAGATTGAAGAATTATTTACTAAGATTCACATGGATGATGTGGAAGTCTTACCAACCATTGGGATGGAAAATCCGACGCAATATCGGAATAAGGCGCAAGTGCCAGTCCGCCAGGTGCAAGGTAAATTAACAACTGGCTTTTACAAAAAGGGTAGTCATCAATTAATGCCGATTGAAGATTATTATATTCAGGACCCTGAGATTGATAAGGCAATCGTTATTGTGCGCGATATCTTACGGAAGTATCACGAAACACCATTCGATGAATTTCACCATAGTGGGACCATTCGGACGATTATGGTTCGTCGGGGCTATTACAGTCATGAAATGATGATTGTCATTGTGACGCGGACGAAACATTTACCAATGGCTGATGTAGTGGTAGAAGAGATTCAAGCTGCTTTACCAGAAGTCGTAAGCATTATCCAAAACGTGAATCAAAAGCGGACTAACGTCATTTTAGGACCGGTTAACAACGTGTTAGCTGGTAAGTCCACTATTAATGACCAATTGTTAGGATTGACGTTTGCGATTTCAGCACCATCATTTTATCAAGTGAATCCACAGCAAACTGAAAAGCTTTACCAAATGGCAATTGACCAGGCTGGGTTGACCGGTAATGAAACTGTGATTGATGCTTATTCTGGGATTGGGACCATTTCATTAACCATGGCACAACATGCTAAGCAAGTGTATGGGGTCGATATTGTACCTGCAGCGATTGATAATGCCCGCCAAAATGCGGATAAAAATGGTATTAGTAATGCTAAGTTTGTCTTGGGCAGTGCTGAAAAAGTAATGGCTAAGTGGCAAGAAGACGGCGTTAAGCCGGATGTCGTTGTCGTTGATCCACCACGTAAGGGTCTTGACGAAGCCTTTATTGAGAGTACAGCGGCGATGGGGCCTAAACGGGTGGTTTATATTAGTTGTAACCCATCAACGTTGGTTCGTGATGTGCAACGTTTCGGCGAACACGGCTATCATATTAGCGCGCCAATTCAACCAGTGGACCAATTCCCACAAACGCCACATATTGAAAGTGTGACTGTCTTAGAACGCACAGAAAAATAG
- a CDS encoding alpha/beta hydrolase: MTKKLNALHNGFKPQTVSFPSSDGTVVGHLYVPKDYSASHQYLAAVIGGSFSSVKEQMSGIYAGEMARRGIIGLAIDYRNYGESSGKIRQFEDPESKATDILAARTYLQHRQDISAVGLLGICTSGTTVLQAAAADPSVEAVATVAGSFFEPSLFNGVEKKHAAAKAARTKYEQTGIVDMIPAYHPINPKAVNTVPMPYYLSKQRGNVTQWRNEMAVMAWDAFLTTDAITNAAKVIAPTLIVHSKMAAYPAQASKVYEQLAGPKQLIWDKGQHFSFYDHPKQVRQAANQVAEHFKKTLTNQ; this comes from the coding sequence ATGACAAAAAAATTAAACGCACTTCATAACGGATTTAAGCCCCAAACAGTTTCTTTTCCCAGCAGTGATGGCACAGTTGTCGGCCATCTTTACGTCCCAAAAGATTATAGTGCCTCTCATCAATACTTGGCAGCAGTTATTGGTGGCTCATTTTCATCCGTCAAAGAGCAGATGAGCGGTATTTACGCCGGCGAAATGGCCCGCAGAGGAATTATTGGACTAGCAATCGATTATCGAAACTACGGTGAAAGTAGCGGTAAAATTCGTCAATTTGAAGATCCCGAAAGTAAGGCAACCGATATTTTGGCTGCACGTACCTACTTACAGCACCGTCAAGACATTTCCGCAGTCGGTTTGCTGGGTATTTGCACATCAGGGACAACAGTCCTTCAGGCAGCTGCAGCTGATCCAAGCGTTGAGGCTGTTGCAACTGTTGCCGGCTCATTTTTTGAGCCCAGTCTATTTAATGGTGTTGAAAAAAAACATGCTGCTGCTAAAGCCGCCCGCACCAAATATGAACAGACTGGTATCGTTGACATGATTCCCGCATACCATCCAATTAACCCTAAGGCGGTTAATACTGTACCGATGCCATATTATTTATCAAAACAACGAGGGAATGTAACGCAATGGCGCAATGAAATGGCGGTTATGGCATGGGATGCTTTTCTCACAACTGATGCGATTACTAATGCCGCTAAAGTAATTGCACCTACACTAATTGTTCATTCCAAGATGGCTGCCTATCCAGCACAAGCCAGCAAAGTCTATGAACAGCTTGCTGGACCTAAACAATTAATTTGGGACAAAGGACAACACTTTAGTTTTTATGACCATCCGAAACAAGTTCGACAAGCAGCTAATCAGGTTGCTGAGCATTTCAAAAAGACATTAACTAATCAGTAA
- a CDS encoding restriction endonuclease, with product MANRQIEIENKAMKEILIAMHNLGGQVTRKQVLQELRDNSEVFSEKQIDEVRISKKSGKPYHPFQWKFNFAVKYLILSGCIDTESGHELELSKKGRNVDLINFDADRDVRSVSASKWPHHKSKVNIETDVTNSDTDQDDSEEMEEPWRQQLLGGLMKMNPKKFELFCRGLLTKMGIDVNDEVGVQYVADGGLDGFGYVRSDDYRTTRVALQAKRWQGKVSAPEIDKFRGAMDKFNAEFGIFITNSDFTREAVRTARAGTRIITLINGDQICDLVAKYNYYVEPVTTYRLKEFYLDKD from the coding sequence ATGGCAAATCGACAAATTGAAATAGAAAATAAAGCAATGAAAGAAATCCTCATTGCTATGCATAACCTTGGCGGACAGGTTACAAGAAAACAAGTACTGCAAGAACTTCGTGATAACTCTGAGGTGTTCAGTGAGAAACAAATCGATGAGGTTCGGATATCGAAGAAAAGTGGCAAACCTTACCACCCATTTCAATGGAAATTTAACTTCGCAGTAAAATATCTGATTCTTTCTGGATGCATTGATACTGAGAGTGGACACGAGTTGGAACTTTCTAAAAAGGGCCGTAATGTGGATTTGATTAATTTTGATGCTGATAGGGATGTAAGATCGGTTTCTGCAAGTAAGTGGCCTCATCACAAATCAAAGGTTAATATCGAAACTGATGTTACCAATTCAGATACTGATCAAGATGATTCAGAAGAAATGGAAGAGCCGTGGCGTCAGCAATTATTGGGTGGATTGATGAAGATGAATCCTAAGAAGTTTGAACTTTTTTGTCGGGGATTGCTTACCAAAATGGGCATAGATGTCAACGATGAAGTTGGCGTTCAGTATGTAGCGGATGGCGGTCTAGATGGTTTTGGCTATGTTCGTTCTGATGATTACCGCACTACGAGGGTAGCTCTTCAGGCCAAGCGTTGGCAAGGGAAAGTATCAGCTCCAGAGATTGATAAGTTTCGTGGAGCGATGGATAAGTTTAACGCCGAATTTGGTATTTTCATCACTAATTCTGATTTTACCAGGGAGGCAGTTAGGACAGCTCGGGCAGGTACTCGTATTATTACATTGATTAATGGCGATCAGATCTGTGATTTGGTTGCAAAGTACAACTACTATGTTGAACCAGTAACGACTTACCGGCTGAAGGAGTTTTATTTGGATAAAGATTAA
- the gatC gene encoding Asp-tRNA(Asn)/Glu-tRNA(Gln) amidotransferase subunit GatC encodes MAEERIDAEQVAHVASLAKLEFTPAQLETFTGQLEKIIGMFEELSTVDTTGVPVTSQVSDRRNALREDVAVKSDDRAALLANAPETQNGLIKVPAIIDESGDGE; translated from the coding sequence ATGGCTGAAGAACGCATTGATGCTGAACAAGTTGCCCATGTGGCTAGCTTAGCGAAGCTTGAATTTACACCAGCACAACTTGAAACTTTTACGGGCCAACTTGAAAAAATCATTGGTATGTTTGAGGAATTAAGTACGGTTGATACGACGGGAGTTCCCGTGACCTCACAAGTGAGTGATCGTCGGAATGCTTTACGTGAAGATGTCGCAGTTAAAAGTGACGACCGGGCCGCCTTATTGGCGAATGCCCCTGAAACGCAAAATGGGTTAATTAAAGTGCCAGCAATTATTGATGAAAGTGGGGACGGTGAATAA
- a CDS encoding DUF4811 domain-containing protein — protein MILIILLIGLFGFIVGFLALNRPLQKIIVGGGGLLILTAAAVLMIGNDNWHWGMHTTTTTTTTTLNSAVKNNYVDLLLYEPVKKSNTEKVYVYQTPATTKQQHTAVSLTTSNHVTTTASTKAKMVTTTKRWTYNNNIWRELYRWTGTHRTLISHHNTFKIPSTWATLSVSQAKWLASQAKTIDAQAKTQVTAAMQAQVKQAVAAQPNMTKTQIATLTKTITKKATAQAEQQAPAMIAKLVKQAQARSIH, from the coding sequence ATGATTTTAATTATTTTACTAATCGGTTTATTCGGTTTTATTGTGGGCTTCTTGGCACTGAATCGACCACTGCAAAAAATTATTGTCGGTGGTGGTGGGTTATTAATTTTAACCGCAGCCGCAGTTTTAATGATTGGAAACGATAATTGGCATTGGGGCATGCATACCACCACTACTACAACGACAACCACGTTAAACTCCGCCGTCAAAAATAATTACGTTGATTTATTATTATATGAACCTGTCAAAAAATCTAATACTGAAAAAGTTTACGTTTATCAGACCCCAGCAACGACTAAGCAACAGCACACCGCGGTTAGCTTGACCACCAGTAATCACGTTACCACGACGGCCAGCACCAAGGCCAAAATGGTCACCACAACCAAACGTTGGACTTATAACAACAATATTTGGCGTGAACTTTATCGCTGGACCGGGACGCATCGGACCTTGATCAGTCACCACAATACCTTTAAAATACCGAGCACTTGGGCCACATTAAGTGTGAGTCAAGCCAAATGGTTGGCTAGTCAGGCCAAAACAATTGATGCTCAGGCCAAGACGCAAGTCACGGCAGCCATGCAGGCACAAGTCAAACAAGCCGTTGCCGCACAACCAAACATGACTAAGACTCAGATTGCAACTTTGACGAAAACTATTACAAAAAAAGCCACCGCTCAGGCTGAGCAACAAGCCCCAGCGATGATTGCAAAATTAGTTAAACAAGCGCAAGCCCGGTCCATTCATTAA
- a CDS encoding diacylglycerol kinase translates to MRKRARIIYNPTSGREALAHDLVEILDIFEQAGYETSAYATTPAPNSAADEARRCAKDGFELLVAAGGDGTINQVVNGIAGLKRRPKMAIIPAGTTNDYARALRIPRNDPVAAAKVILKNQTVNMDIGQAGEQYFINIAAGGLLTELTYDVPSQLKSIFGYAAYLAKGAELLPRVKPVEMDLKYDDGHFTGKASMFFLALTNSVGGFEQIVPDASLDDGKFTMIIVKTSNLAKILHLMTLVLNGGRHINDPSIIYVKTNKVVAKPVKDRLMINLDGEYGGDAPMIFRDLKQHIEMFADTDRIPDEAITDPEIQDAERNFVSAVDQLPKAAADSETE, encoded by the coding sequence ATGCGTAAACGGGCACGAATCATTTATAACCCGACATCTGGCCGTGAAGCCTTGGCTCACGACCTCGTTGAAATTTTAGATATCTTTGAACAAGCCGGGTACGAAACCAGTGCCTATGCCACTACGCCAGCACCTAATTCAGCAGCTGATGAAGCTCGTCGGTGTGCGAAAGATGGCTTTGAATTGCTCGTTGCCGCTGGCGGTGATGGGACCATCAATCAAGTGGTTAACGGGATTGCAGGGCTGAAACGACGACCTAAAATGGCTATTATCCCAGCTGGGACGACGAATGATTATGCTCGGGCGTTACGCATTCCCCGTAATGATCCAGTTGCAGCGGCTAAAGTTATTTTAAAGAATCAGACGGTCAACATGGATATCGGTCAAGCTGGCGAGCAGTATTTTATTAATATCGCAGCTGGTGGTTTATTGACGGAATTGACCTATGATGTCCCGTCACAATTAAAATCAATCTTTGGTTATGCAGCCTACTTAGCTAAGGGTGCCGAGCTATTACCCCGGGTGAAGCCAGTTGAGATGGACTTGAAATATGACGACGGTCATTTCACCGGGAAAGCTTCGATGTTCTTCTTAGCCCTGACTAATTCGGTCGGTGGCTTTGAACAAATTGTCCCAGATGCTTCGTTGGATGATGGCAAATTTACGATGATTATCGTGAAGACGAGTAATCTCGCTAAAATTTTACATTTAATGACGTTAGTCTTAAATGGCGGTCGGCATATCAATGATCCTAGCATTATTTATGTGAAGACGAATAAGGTCGTTGCTAAACCAGTTAAAGACCGGTTAATGATTAACCTGGACGGCGAATACGGCGGTGATGCGCCGATGATTTTCCGTGATTTGAAGCAACATATTGAAATGTTTGCGGATACGGATCGGATTCCTGATGAAGCCATCACAGATCCTGAAATTCAAGATGCTGAACGTAATTTTGTTTCTGCGGTAGACCAATTACCAAAGGCCGCAGCTGATTCAGAAACTGAATAG